The Melanotaenia boesemani isolate fMelBoe1 chromosome 3, fMelBoe1.pri, whole genome shotgun sequence genome contains the following window.
GGTTTTCCATCATCAGTTCTGtctttaaactggtttaaaaatgtgcatCGGCCAgatctttttcctttcagacgTCTCACCAGGGTTATCGTCTCTGATGGCAGCTTTCAGGAGACCTCTGGCATCTTCTGAGTTCCAGGGACTCACAACCTTCAGACCGGGACAGTGAGCATACCTGCAGACAAGGAGCACAACGACATCAGCTCTGCTGAAAGATGAAACTAGTTTAAATgaggtgtaaataaataaacgtaCCATGCAGCGAAGCACTGCGAGTGCTGTGCAGCGACGCCTGCTGAGGCTCCGTTGGGCCCTCTGAAGACGATGGGGACCGACTGCAGTCCGGCAGACATGTAGTAGGTTTTAGCTGCGGAGTTGATGACCTGGTCAATGGCTTGCATGGAGAAGTTAAAGGTCATGAACTCACAGATGGGTCTCAGGCCAGCCTGATGGGATCAAACATTCACATTAGATTGCTTATGAACAGCCAGATGTGGGGAAATAGCCCCCACAGACCCAGTGGTGCTAAAACAACAGTTTATATAAGTCCTTCATCTCCTGACAGTTAAGTgctaaaattattaaaactgaTGTTAAGCTTTACTTTAGATAATGTTCAAGACTGTTATCAATTAAATTTACAAACTTCATAAAAGAAATAGTCACATTTCCGTCACTGGTTCTAGGTTGTTTTCACCAGTTTCTGCTCTGGTTTAATGGTACCAACTCCAAAGCTGAACACAACAGCAGCACCGTGTGCACTTTTATTAATGAGTCAAATGCAAAATTATCACGTCTAATGCACCATCTTTCTGTAACAGTGATAACAGTCTGAACCCAACATTAAGAGGTGCATTAAGTCCAGAATAAAGCTTAAGCTTAACTTAAGATCTGGATGCCTGACTACAAATAAGCCTAGAGTTTTAATGGTGCTGAGGGTGGACCTGAACTCACCATGGCAGATCCCACCGCGATGCCAGCGAATCCCATCTGCATCAGAGAGACACAACGTAAACTGATGAAAGTTCATCTGGAGGAACGTTGTTAAATCGACCAACACTGACACACATTTCATGTGTGGATCTTACCTCTGAGATCGGAGTGTCGATAATGCGTTTGTCTCCATACTTCTTCCACAGACCCCTgctcacctgcacacacacatacatgacatTACAGTACAGGGTTTCCACTACATGTAAATGATCGTGGCGCACCACCACGGCAAAATAAAAGCCATGTCTTCAGAATTATGATTATATTTAGCAAATCATCAtgttacaaatgtaaattatattgtatgAATGGATCTATATAAACATAAAGTCTATATTTGCGCACATTTACAGACCGCAATAAGAGTGAAACTGTGTTCAGGAAATGTGACAGTGCTCTACAAATAACTTAATTGGGAAAAACGAATGAGTCTTAACTTCCTTTCACCACTGCAGCTCCCTCGAGAGCTGACAGAGCGAACTAAAGTCAGCAAGAAAAGGCTGAGAGAAAGGTAACTAAGCAAGGACCCTAATGTTAACGCCAATGTTAATAACGAAGTGTTAGCAACAGTAACGTTTAACATTCGcctttcaaaactcaacatatttggaccacaaaggctcatgggagatacagattcagctgaaattgaACCTTTTGTGATTGTCATGCTATAAATGtgagttatgtgctttaattCCTGTGTTATGTTTACACAGAGACAATGTTGGAAAGTTCTGCTGTTTGAATTTTAACGCTGGGACCATGAGTGAGACGGAcagcacagaaaaagaaacccaCTACcacaacttttatttattccatCAGGGGTAAAGTGGTGATAACTAATGTCATCTTCTCAGTTCTGGGGATTGCAGTTCTGTGCCACTAATCTGTCCCAAATACATCCAAAGATGCACCTGTAATTTATCAGTATTAAAAGGTGTATAACAAAGTTATTCATGAGTAACTTTTAGATTAATCAGACATTTAATTTGGAACAAGTGGAGTCTTAAGTTGACTTTCCATTAAACGGACTCAGTGAGATTTAGTCTTAATTTAAAAGAACTAAACAATTTGCATAAATCTGACTTGAGAGTTAGTTCAACAACTGGAGggtataaataaaatgagtgaaGTGAACTAATGGGTTTGAGTAAAGTAAGGTTCGCCTATGTTGATATAAGGTGACATGTTAGTTTCAGCAGTTGTAAAAACTAAAGTGGCGacagatttataaaagttttAAGTTTAAGCTTTTAAATTGTGATAATGTTTTGGGTTGCTAAGACCCACAGTTTAAAAGATCCTGGAGTTTAAAAGATCCTGGAGGAAAACCTGCATTACAATGATGGGCCTTTGTCAAAGTCAAGAATCGtatctattaaaataaaatccgCAGACAAAATAATCTAGCTTCTTATTCAGGGTTGAAGCAGCAAACTACACAGAACTACTTCCTGCAGATACTTTTGGAATTTGAAAATATGAAGCAAAATTAAAAACCCTACCCTAAATTACCAAATTATCCACGATGTGATGATAGCTTCAAGTGTCCCAAATATCTGTGCATAAGCACATGAAACTGCCTTCATGATCCTTGTTGACTGCATGTTCCTGAGTGTCTACTGACCTTGTAGGCTCCGTCATACTGAGCCACCTCCTCCCCCATGAGGAACACCCGCTCATCCCTCTCCAGCTCCTCATCCATCGCCTGATTCAGGGCATCACGGACCGTCACCTGACAACAACAGCACAGAGATCAGTAAATAAGCTAAACTGATGCCAAAAGCACCAACTTCAGTCCCACATTCAGTCTATTTAACACAAATATGCacttaaacagaaaaatcaataaTTACATGACTGTGCATGCTttgagtttaaaaataaatttacatctATTTTAATATGAGACATTAAAGGAAACATAAGCCAGTTACTAATCTCGTCTCAAAATTTAAAGCCTAaggctgaaaaataaacatcagtTTTACTTTAGTACTATCATTAGTAATTTATGAAGTCAGTGTTCATGTAAACAGGCATGTATTACAAGTAAGTCTCAAACTAAAAAGGACAACAAATACATTTCTATAAAAATGTTAGAGGTAACTAGAAAATACTgaacaatacaaaacaattaaataaacaaaaacaaaacaataagagtactttattacttaaaaaagaaaaaaaaaatgaaaaactactGTAATTTTGTGTCTCCTGTCTGATCCCACAGTTTATGTAATTTTACTCCAGGACaccaactttaaaattaaaagttcTTACTATTAAAAGAACTGTTGTGTAAATATTATATGCTCAATACTAATTTCTTCTTTCCCCTGTAGTTTTTGTTCTGCAACATTTACCACATTGTTTAACAATGTGTGGCTTCAAAGTCTAATTTAATGAAACAGGCTTATTTTTGTCACGATTTTACATTATTGATTGAATTCTCCTTCATATGTGACTTTTCTTTGTCCTGTATGactgtctttgtttatttgacaCGTGATCCTATTAAGTATCTGAACTATTTTGTAAGGAAAGAGGACAAACCTTGTAAATggatttattatattttaaacaccATAGAGGCTGTGGTTAACATCGTTCAGCACCTTTACCATGGCAGGACATGTTGCAACAAGCTGCATCTCAACCCTGTGACCTCGACACTTTTTTAATGAGAAATCAACAGCAAGTCCCAGCATATTGACGCTGCTAAATGAAACTGTTAAACaactattttaaatacattcagGTTGAATGTAGGGACATGCAGCGAACATCACTTTCGCTCTTTCTACGCTAGCCTGTTAGCTGCTAACACTGACCTGCACGGCAGCCGGAGAGCTCCTGTGAAAAGTCCGCCGTCCCAGAACCAACACGGCATTCTGCAGAGAGACAGACCGATTCACTGACATTAGATGTcaatgaaaattaaatcatACAATAGAAGTTATATGAAAGGTTTCGTACCTTTCCTGAGCGGAGAAAGCATCTCAGGGACGTCGCCATCTTTATCCTGTCCTCTGCCGGAGATAAGGCGGGACCTGTAATGTGTCAGGAGATTCAACCAAGAGCAACGGCAGGTCTCACGCCAGAAAAAATGCGTCATAATActgagccaatcagagcagTTTAATAGAGAATGAGGCGGGACTATCCGACAGAATGGAAAGGAAATCCAAGGACACTGTGAGTTTTCCCCTCTATGGAATATTAACCagcccaaaaaataaataaataaataaaacaaaacgtaAATACACCggcagatgacatggctccaAACCcacacagactgtggaaacttcacgctgctctttaagtgtcttggattgttgcctctccattcttcctccagactctggaccTTTATTTCCAAATGAGATGTAGGatttgctcatcagaaaagagcgctttggaccactgctcagcagaccagtttattttttctttagacCAGGTAAGATGCTTCGGAtgttttgttcaggagcagcttGAAAAGGAATCCGACATTTGAAGTCCATGTCCaggatctgtctgtgtgtggtggctctggaagcactaactccagcctcagtccactccttgtgaagctcccccacatttttaaaaagcctttTCCTGACGATCCTCTCCAGACTGCTGGCTGTTCCaatttttcttccacacttttccttCCACTCAACTTTTCATTGATGTGCtgtgatgcagcactttgagagcatccagcttcttttgcaattaccttttgaggctttccctccttgtggagggtgtcagtgatggttttctgacaactgtcaggtcagcagtcttccccatgatTTTAAATTCTACTAAAATAAacagagaccatttaaatgctcaggagtcctttgcaggCATTTTGGATTAATTTCCTGACTagaaccttttcacactattaTCATTTTCTGGGATTATGATTTTTGATGTTCAGATGTTTTTGGGAAGGTGTTTGGTCACAATGCACAATGCACAGAACCCCCttggcaagaaaaaaagagagagaaaaaaaaaaaagaaatacgaAGCAGGTCATCCAAGGACATGAAAGTTTGCTGTTCAAATCCTGCTTCCCCAGTCAATATGTTTTTGTCGTTTCCATTGCTGGTGTATAAATGtgtgaatgtttggtggtgtgAGAGGCTGATTGCAAAGACTGTCACATTTCCGTtggtctgccccagggcagctgtgacTAGAGTAGTTTagcatcaccaagtatgaatgtgaagtgaatgaataatggattcactgtaaagcactttgggtgcaTTGGAAAATGCTATATAAGtctaataaattattataaatgaatTTCTGCCAACCcctgaaataaagaaatgtgagAAAGATTTAGCAAAACATTCCTCCACAATTATATGCAAAACTTATAACATCAGACAGTAAATAATTCACGGTAGTGCTCTTGTTACAAGCTACTGAATCATGGGGTGGACATAGTTTTCTACACATCGTTGGCTCCATTTTATCAAAATGTTAACATATTGTGCTATATCACATTTCATTGTGCCCTTTacattgtatttaattttaagaacTGCTAAAGActagatatatattttttaatttatgccaGATAAGCTAAACTTTACAACTCGGAAAGCTGTACTTTAATTTTCTATAATTGTAGCTAAATCCACACTCTCATGGTGCATTTAGGGGCACATAGTAaacttaaatatttgttttaaggGCTAAAACAATGCTATATTTAGTTAATATACAACAGGAACTGTATGAAATACACGAACAGCCACTGACATCACAGTCTGGTTTGTGTACTCATGTTTTGGGGACATTAATTTGATAAAAGTAGTGAATCACACTGAGAATTACAAAGAATGTTTAATTTGTCATAGATGAGATGACCTGCTGCCATTTTTCAAGTTAACTGGTTAAAATAACCTTACACGGCAGCACTGCTCTTCCAAATATGAATTCACACGGCAAAAAAGGACATGCATGATACAGCAAATATCATCTatcactttatttatacattctAAACCCCACATTTCCTGATGCATTCAGGTTTCATTGTCAAAAGAATGTGCAATGAACACAACTCACAGTTTCTCTGAACCGcttttaataaagtatttatttagttgaaacCATCATATTTTTAATTGAAGGCTAATAAGGATGAGGTCTCTTTTGCAGCTGAAATCAACTGCAATCCTGATAATtagtgattgtttttttttttcccacaccACTGTGCTTCATTGCCACCTCTGGAACAGTTTATTCTACAGATGAACAGAAACACTCATTTGGACCAGTTCTCCACCCTCTAAAGTGCAGCACACAGACATTCGGATACAACTCAATGATTATTCATGATCGCATTAGACCATATTGCACTGATTAATAAACATACACAAGAGCTTCAGCTTGGTTTATCAAACCTTCAACTCTGACAGGattcacaataaaaatgttttccagcaTCGGCTCTATCTGCAAACAGTTCAGCTCACAGAATGTCAGGAAATCAGAACAGAGGGCTGCATTTGGATCTGGATGTTTTGTGGCACTTAAAATTCACCATCAAAGTAAATATTTAGGGAAATAATTATTTCATACCACTCCAACCATAGCTGCATATTTTACTTTGATACAGGAGGCAGATGCACACAGTTCTGGAAACTAAGGAATGATTCCTTAAAGCTTCTGTTTCTTGTTCATGTTTGAGCTCAAATGTTCGGGGTTGACTGAGTCAGATCGTCATGACAACGGTAACATCTGCTGAAGAAGATCACATGATCCAGTCTAAAGCTCTataaaagctgctaaatgaaCTCTGAGCTGTTTCGTATGCAAAGATTTTGAAGACCGATTCCACAGTCAAGTACTGCATTGCAAAAACTACCAAGCTGAATTTGCCGAAACTCGGAGGAGATTTTGATAAACTCTTTAAATTTTGGTTCGGATTACAGTAGATGCTCTCTCTGGTCTTAGTCACTTTTGCCAAACCCACTTTGGCAAAAGTTTCGATCTTGGCTTTTGCTCTTTATGTCACTGCAAACTGAATATTCTTGGGTTGGTGAAACATCTGTACAAAGCAGATGAAAGTTACCAGTGAAATCAGCCATTGCTTTATAGACTCGAAAAGAAATTACAAGTAATGATTTTGTCtcataaatggaataaattgCACAATCCCATCAGGTTATCAAACCACCTAATCCTGACCTGAATCTTCTAGTTGACTCTATATAGGACCATTATTTACAAAATGAACACCCTGGTCGATTACATTAGGCATAAAGCTAGTGACTGAAACCATTAACCcgttaataaaatgtttatcaaGTTCAGAGATCAAGTGAGAAGTTGGTTcatttttccagatttctgtaTAAACCCCCTGCTGGACTTTCTACAGAATGCAGGTTCAAGGCACTTCCGCATTAGCTTAATAGTTCAAAATGAAAACTACAtcctaaaattatttaaatgtaattaaagggttaataaaaaaaagtgtttgctTCTTTGTCCGCGCTCCAGCTGTCCTCCGTGAAATCCAGCTTGGTGACTTTTGCACAAT
Protein-coding sequences here:
- the pdhb gene encoding pyruvate dehydrogenase E1 component subunit beta, mitochondrial; this encodes MATSLRCFLRSGKNAVLVLGRRTFHRSSPAAVQVTVRDALNQAMDEELERDERVFLMGEEVAQYDGAYKVSRGLWKKYGDKRIIDTPISEMGFAGIAVGSAMAGLRPICEFMTFNFSMQAIDQVINSAAKTYYMSAGLQSVPIVFRGPNGASAGVAAQHSQCFAAWYAHCPGLKVVSPWNSEDARGLLKAAIRDDNPVVFLENELMYGVPFEMSEEAQSKDFTIPIGKAKIERQGSHVTVVSHSRLVGHCLDAAAVLAKEGIECEVINLRTIRPMDVESIEASVMKTNHLVTVEGGWPQFGVGAEICARVMEGPAFNYLDAPVTRVTGVDIPMPYAKILEEHSLPQVKDIIFSIKKTLNV